GAACGTATTCGTGCTGGTGCCCATTCCTCCGGATCCAGGGTTGGGCGGCGGCGGCGATGAGCGGCTGGAGCGCGCGGCGGACTCGGTGATCGGGCAGCTCAGCGAGTGGGCCGGCATCCCGGATCTGGCCGAGCGGATTGTGGTGCGGCGGATGTACGGGCCGGCTGACTTTGAGCGGGATTACCATTCGTGGAAGGGCACGTCGCTGGGGCCGGCGCACACGCTGAAGCAGAGCGCGTTCTTCCGGGCCGGCAACGTCAGCCGCAAGGTGGAGGGGCTGTACTACGCGGGGGCGTCCACCATCCCGGGGATCGGCATTCCCATGTGCCTGATCAGCGCCGAGCTGGTGGTGAAGCGGCTGCGCGGGGACACCAGCACCGGTCCGCTGCCGGCACCGCTGCGTCCGGCAGGCGTTGCGGAAGGATCAGTTTCAAGAGGTACGACGGCGTGACGGCGGTTGCGTACCTGGCGTTCCTTTTGGTGTCGCTGGGCTGCATGGTGCTGCTGGACCAGCGGCTGCGGCTTTTCTTCTGGCAGGACGCGCGGCGCGCGGCCGTGGTGCTGGCGGCGGGGCTGGTGTTCTTCCTGGCGTGGGACCTGTCCGGGATCGGGCTGGGCATCTTCTTTCGGGGGCACAACGAGACGATCGGGATCGAGCTGGCCCCGGAGCTGCCGCTGGAGGAGCCCATCTTTTTGGTGTTCCTCTGCTACCTGGTGATGAACCTGTTCCAGCTGTTCCGGCGGCTCCTCGCGGCCCGCCTGCCGCACACCGAGAAAGTGGAGGAACGGTCATGAGCTACTGGGCTCTCAACGCGGTGTTCCTGCTCGCGGCCCTGGCCGCCGGCACCGCCGCCGCCGTCAGGCTCAAGCACCGCTCACGCAAGGTGGCGCTGGCGGCGGCCGGTGGGGCGGCCGTCGTCGTACTGGTCCTGACGGCGGTGTTCGACAACCTGATGATCGCCTTCGGGCTGTTCACCTACGCGCCGGAGATGATTTCCGGGGTGAAGGTGGGGCTGGCCCCGCTGGAGGATTTCGCGTATCCGGTGGCCGCGGTGCTGCTGCTGCCGGGGCTGTGGATCCTGCTGGAGCGCAGATCGGCCACGTCCAAGGCGGGGAGGCGGCCATGAAGACCCTGCGCATGCTCCTGCTGTCCTCCCGGCCGCTGTCCTGGGTGAACACGGCCTACCCGTTTGCAGCGGCGTACCTGCTCACGGCGCGGGAGATCGATGTGGCCTGGGTGGTGGGGACCCTGTATTTCCTGGTCCCGTACAACCTGGCGATGTACGGCATCAATGACGTGTTCGACTACGAATCGGACCTCCGGAACCCGCGCAAGGGCGGGGTGGAGGGCGCGGTGCTGGACCGGACCATGCACGCCATTACGCTGCGGGCGGCGATCGGCACCAATGTGCCGTTCCTGGCGATGCTGGTGCTGCTGGGCAATCCGCTGTCCTGGCTGGTGCTGGCGGTCAGCATCTTCGCGGTGGTGGCATACAGCGCGCCCGGGCTGCGGTTCAAGGAGCGGCCGTTCCTGGACTCGGCCACGTCCAGCACGCACTTCGTGAGCCCGGCGGTGTACGGGCTGGTGCTGGCGCAGGCGCAGTTCACTCCTGCCCTGTGGGCGCTGCTGGGGGCGTTCTTCCTGTGGGGCGTGGCCAGCCATGCGTTCGGCGCAGTGCAGGACGTGGTGGCGGACCGGGCCGGCGGCATCGGCTCCGTAGCCACCGTGATCGGGGCCCGGGCCACGGTGCGCTTCGCGATTGCCGCCTACCTGCTGGCCGGCGTGCTGCTGCTGCTCACGCCGTGGCCGGGACCGCTGGCGGCCCTGCTGGCACTTCCCTACGCGGTGAGCATCCTCCCCTTCGCATCCGTAACAGACGCAAATTCGGAGCAGGCCCACCGCGGCTGGGAGCGGTTCCTGTGGCTGAACTACGTCACCGGATTCTTCGTGACCATGCTGCTGATCTGGTACGCGGCGGTGCGGTAACAGGCAGGATGCGCTAAGCGGCGCCTAGAGAACGGTGGACAGCTGCCACGGGACAAACTCGTTGTCCCCGTAGCCCAGTTCCTCGCTCTTGGTTTCCTGGCCCGAGGCCACCGCCAGGATGAGGTCGAAGATCTGCTGCCCCATCTCCTCGATGGTCAACTGCCCGTCCGCCACCGCCCCGCAGTTCACGTCCATGTCGTCCCGCATGCGTTCATACAGCGGGGTGTTGGTGGCGAGCTTGATGCTCGGTGTGGGCTTGCAGCCAAAGGCGGAACCGCGGCCGGTGGTGAATGCCAGGACCTGGGCGCCGCCGGCAACCATGCCGGTGGCGTTGACGGGGTCGTATCCCGGGGTGTCCATGAAGACCAGGCCGTGGGCGGTGATCGGTTCGGCGTACTCCACGACGTCCACCAGGTTGGTGGTGCCGCCCTTCGCCACGGCTCCCAGGGACTTTTCCAGGATGGTGGTGAGGCCGCCGGCCTTGTTCCCGGGAGACGGATTGTTGTTGATCGACGACCCGTCCTGGCTAACGTGCTGTTCCCACCAGCGGATGCGTTCCATGAGCTTGTCCGCCGTACGCTGGGACTCGGCACGGGACGTGAGCAGGTGTTCGGCGCCGTAGATTTCCGTGGTTTCGCCGAATACCGCGGTGCCGCCGTGCCTGATGAGCAGGTCCGCGGCGGCGCCCAGGGCAGGATTCGCTGTAACGCCGGAGAAGGCGTCCGAGCCGCCGCACTCCATGGCGAGGACGAGTTCCGAGGCGGGCACGGTTGTCCTCTGCGACTTGTTGATCTCGGGAAGCAGTTCCTCGATGCGCCGCACGCCTTCGGCCACCGTGGCCTTGGTGCCGCCCTGCGCCTGGATGGTCATGCTGGAAATCGACTTGTCAGGGCTCAGCGACCACCCGGTGGTGAGGCCGGCAATCTGGTTGACTTCGCAGCCCAGCCCCAGCACCAGGATGCTGGCGAAGTTGGGGTGGTTCGCGTACCCGTGGAGGGTCCGGCGCAGCACCTCAAAGCCGTAATTGCCGTCGCCTCCGGTGCCGCACCCCGACGAATGGGTCAGGGCCACCACGCCGTCCACGTTTGGGTACTGGTCCAGGACCCCGCTGTTCTCGATCCGGGAGGCGATGAGTTTCGCCGCCGTCGCGGAACAGTTGACGGACGTCAGGATGCCGATGTAGTTCCGGGTACCGACGGAGCCGTTGCTCCGCCGGTACCCCTGGAAAGTTGCCCGCTGATCCTCGGGCACAAACTCGGTGGTCCGCAGCGCGGTGCCCGCCTGGCCGGCCCGGTCGAACTCCCGGTATGCCACGTTGTGGACGTGGACATGCTCGCCCTGCCGGATCTGGCGCCCCGCGAAGCCAATGATTTGCCCGTATTTCCGGACCGGTTCATCAGCCTCGATGGTCCGCAATGCCACCTTGTGTCCATTGGGAATCTCATCCGTGCACAGCACCTCACCATCCGCAACCGCGACGGAGGCGCCGGCGGGAACCGTCCCCAGGGCAGTGCCAACGTTGTCCTCCGGATGCAGGACCAGCAGTCCCATGTCCGCGGAAAGCCGCGGGTTGGCGATCAGTTCAATCGGTGTGTTCATGTTTCTGCCTTTACTGTTGGCCCCGCTCCGGCGGGCACCGGGGGTGGCTAGTTGAGGACCTCGGGGTTGACGATGTTGCGGGGCCGGCGGCCCAGGACGGCATCCACCACGTTCTCCGCGGTGCGCCGTTTCAACTCGTCACTGGACTCCTCCGTGTACCAGGCGGTGTGCGGTGTCAGCACCACGCGCTCAAGGTCCAGCAACGCACTGTTGAGGGGAAGGGGTTCTTCCTCAAAGACGTCCAGGCCTGCTGCCTGCAGCTTTCCGTTCTTCAGCGCGTCAACAAGGGCCGAAGTGTCAATAACCCCGCCGCGGCAGGTGTTGATGATGGTGGCCCCTGCCTTGAACTGTTCCAGCGTGCGTGCGTTGATCAGATGGTGCGTGTGCTTGTTCAACGGCACGTGCAAAGATACGACGTCGGACGCGGCCAGCAGTTCCTCCAAGGTCACCACCTCGATGCCCTCCTTGGTGGTGGTCCCCGGAGTGTGGAGGGGATCGTAGCCCAGGGCGCGGTAGCCCAGAGCCTTGGCCTTGGCTGCGGTGGCCGCCCCGATCAGGCCCAGTCCGATCACGCCGAAGGTCTGTGAGGAGAAGCGGCGGATCGGCTTGACCGAGTCGAGCCGGGTTTCCCCGGCCCGGACTCCCCTGTCCAGGTCCGGGATGCCGCGCGCCAGCGTCAGGGCCAGGGCAATGGCGTGGTCGCTGACGTCCTCCACACCGTAGTCGGGCACGTTGGACACCACCACGCCGCATTCGGTTGCGGCTGGGACGTCAACGGTGTCCACGCCTACCCCGTACCGGCTGACGGCTTTCAGGCGGGGCAGGCCTTTGAGGACGCGTTCGGTGATGGGGGCGTACTGGACGATGAGTCCGTCCACATCGGCCGCAGCCGCCAGGACGTCGTCCTCGGTCCTGCAGTTGGCCCGGACCAGTTCAACACCGTTGGCGTCTGCCACGGCCTGCTCCTGGCTGATCGACTCGAATTCGTAGTCGGTTATTAGTATGCGCGGCATGCCCGTCCTTTTCTCTTCCTGCATCCCCTGATCCTCACGCCCAGCGGAGGATCAGGGGGTCTTTGCGCTTGGCCATCTCCACCAGCTGCGCGCGGGTGTGCGGGTTCAGCTCCCCTACCGGATGGCGCGTCCTGTCGCTGGCAATGATGTTGCCCTCCTTCATCAGGACTTTAGTGGCGCGCAGCCCGCACTGCCGGTTCTCGAAGTGGATGAACGGAAGCAGGTCTTCCCAGGCGTGGATCGCCTTGTCCCGTTCGCCGGCGTGGAAATCCCGCACGATCTGGCCCAGCTGGTCTGGGACCATGCAGCTGCT
This window of the Pseudarthrobacter defluvii genome carries:
- a CDS encoding lycopene cyclase domain-containing protein, whose product is MTAVAYLAFLLVSLGCMVLLDQRLRLFFWQDARRAAVVLAAGLVFFLAWDLSGIGLGIFFRGHNETIGIELAPELPLEEPIFLVFLCYLVMNLFQLFRRLLAARLPHTEKVEERS
- a CDS encoding lycopene cyclase domain-containing protein codes for the protein MSYWALNAVFLLAALAAGTAAAVRLKHRSRKVALAAAGGAAVVVLVLTAVFDNLMIAFGLFTYAPEMISGVKVGLAPLEDFAYPVAAVLLLPGLWILLERRSATSKAGRRP
- a CDS encoding prenyltransferase, coding for MKTLRMLLLSSRPLSWVNTAYPFAAAYLLTAREIDVAWVVGTLYFLVPYNLAMYGINDVFDYESDLRNPRKGGVEGAVLDRTMHAITLRAAIGTNVPFLAMLVLLGNPLSWLVLAVSIFAVVAYSAPGLRFKERPFLDSATSSTHFVSPAVYGLVLAQAQFTPALWALLGAFFLWGVASHAFGAVQDVVADRAGGIGSVATVIGARATVRFAIAAYLLAGVLLLLTPWPGPLAALLALPYAVSILPFASVTDANSEQAHRGWERFLWLNYVTGFFVTMLLIWYAAVR
- a CDS encoding UxaA family hydrolase, encoding MNTPIELIANPRLSADMGLLVLHPEDNVGTALGTVPAGASVAVADGEVLCTDEIPNGHKVALRTIEADEPVRKYGQIIGFAGRQIRQGEHVHVHNVAYREFDRAGQAGTALRTTEFVPEDQRATFQGYRRSNGSVGTRNYIGILTSVNCSATAAKLIASRIENSGVLDQYPNVDGVVALTHSSGCGTGGDGNYGFEVLRRTLHGYANHPNFASILVLGLGCEVNQIAGLTTGWSLSPDKSISSMTIQAQGGTKATVAEGVRRIEELLPEINKSQRTTVPASELVLAMECGGSDAFSGVTANPALGAAADLLIRHGGTAVFGETTEIYGAEHLLTSRAESQRTADKLMERIRWWEQHVSQDGSSINNNPSPGNKAGGLTTILEKSLGAVAKGGTTNLVDVVEYAEPITAHGLVFMDTPGYDPVNATGMVAGGAQVLAFTTGRGSAFGCKPTPSIKLATNTPLYERMRDDMDVNCGAVADGQLTIEEMGQQIFDLILAVASGQETKSEELGYGDNEFVPWQLSTVL
- a CDS encoding C-terminal binding protein, with the protein product MPRILITDYEFESISQEQAVADANGVELVRANCRTEDDVLAAAADVDGLIVQYAPITERVLKGLPRLKAVSRYGVGVDTVDVPAATECGVVVSNVPDYGVEDVSDHAIALALTLARGIPDLDRGVRAGETRLDSVKPIRRFSSQTFGVIGLGLIGAATAAKAKALGYRALGYDPLHTPGTTTKEGIEVVTLEELLAASDVVSLHVPLNKHTHHLINARTLEQFKAGATIINTCRGGVIDTSALVDALKNGKLQAAGLDVFEEEPLPLNSALLDLERVVLTPHTAWYTEESSDELKRRTAENVVDAVLGRRPRNIVNPEVLN